In one Euleptes europaea isolate rEulEur1 chromosome 12, rEulEur1.hap1, whole genome shotgun sequence genomic region, the following are encoded:
- the ACAT1 gene encoding acetyl-CoA acetyltransferase, mitochondrial — MMGGRQVPKALRAMMYASRGYSSQRGLNDVVIVSAARTPIGSFQGSLFSLPATALGSVAVKGAIERAGIAKEEVKEVYMGNVIQAGQGQAPARQATLGAGLPVSTPCTTVNKVCASGMKSIMMAAQSLMCGNQDVMVAGGMESMSNVPYTMSRGTTPYGGVKLEDLIVKDGLTDVYNKIHMGSCAENTAKKFTVSREDQDAYAIRSYTKSKEAWGSGVLAKEIVPVTISQKGKPDTEFKEDEEYKRVDFSKVPKLKAVFQKENGTVTAANASTLNDGAAALVLMTSEAAKRLNVKPLARIAAFADAAVDPIDFPIAPAHAVPKILSQTGLKKEDIAMWEINEAFSVVVLANIKMLGIDPEKVNIHGGAVSLGHPIGMSGARIVVHMTHALKQGEYGLAGICNGGGGASAILIQKL, encoded by the exons ATGATGGGCGGGCGGCAAGTGCCGAAGGCGCTTcgg GCGATGATGTATGCAAGCCGGGGTTATTCATCACAACGTGGCTTAAAT GACGTAGTCATCGTAAGTGCTGCCCGGACACCCATTGGCTCTTTTCAGGGATCTCTTTTCTCACTACCAGCTACTGCTCTTGGCTCTGTTGCCGTTAAAGGAGCAATTGAAAGAGCAG GCATCGCTAAAGAAGAAGTGAAGGAAGTATACATGGGTAATGTTATCCAGGCTGGGCAAGGACAAGCTCCTGCAAGACAAGCAACACTTGGTGCAG GTTTACCAGTTTCTACTCCTTGCACAACTGTCAACAAAGTGTGCGCTTCTGGAATGAAATCTATTATGATGGCAGCACAGAGCCTGATGTGTGGGAATCAG GATGTGATGGTGGCTGGAGGGATGGAGAGCATGTCTAATGTGCCCTACACAATGAGCAGAGGAACAACACCTTATGGAGGAGTAAAGCTGGAAGACCTGATTGTGAAAGATGGTTTAACTGATGTTTACAATAAAATCCACATG GGTAGCTGTGCAGAGAATACTGCTAAAAAGTTTACTGTATCACGGGAAGATCAAGATGCCTACGCCATCAGATCGTATACAAAAAGCAAGGAAGCTTGGGGCTCTGGAGTTCTTGCAAAGGAAATTGTACCTGTTACTATTTCTCAGAAAG GAAAACCTGACACAGAGTTTAAAGAAGATGAAGAGTACAAACGTGTTGATTTTAGTAAAGTTCCAAAGCTGAAAGCAGTTTTCCAGAAAGAAAATG GAACAGTAACGGCTGCCAATGCCAGTACCCTCAATGATGGAGCAGCTGCTTTGGTTCTGATGACTTCAGAAGCAGCCAAGAGGTTAAATGTTAAACCATTGGCTAGGATAGCAG CTTTTGCAGATGCTGCTGTTGATCCTATTGACTTTCCCATTGCCCCGGCACATGCTGTTCCCAAG ATACTCAGTCAGACAGGACTCAAAAAAGAAGACATTGCAATGTGGGAAATTAATGAAGCATTCAGTGTTGTGGTCCTAGCCAATATTAAGATGCTGGGCATTGATCCAGAGAAAGTGAACATTCATGGAGGAGCAGTCTCTTTAGGACATCCAATTGG GATGTCTGGAGCACGAATTGTCGTTCACATGACTCATGCATTGAAGCAAGGAGAGTATGGTCTTGCTGGAATTTGCAACGGAGGCGGTGGTGCATCTGCAATACTGATTCAAAAGTTGTAG
- the LOC130485405 gene encoding protein NPAT: protein MLLPSDVARLVLGYLQQEKLLTTCRTFIVESSDLKEYAEHCTGDGFVPACLLSLFGKNLTTILNEYIAMKTKEETPHDVPAMMSSLWKKLDYTLSQIRSMQNSSAFSAYQRGRTRSTIADMKKQKCLQSSASSSSGSSCLLLQPGQLSCAPMTATQVILNPVATPSQAQTRSGAASAHQPQAQENSNNRDSLSLVSAAVQEQKLHSSTMSPGKRRSDSQKKKNIPSGPQSSNSSAEDSPTVEEESSPMEEESEPLEELIDGNFPQMVIENAREKILSNKCLQEKLAENINKFLGSDGAISQTPKQPESGPTIQESSIDEFLGLQQGEIHMTEEAIREILEQTESDPAFQGLFDVFDFGKTKGIKNASHNMLVQSGGEENTMLVDEENLQALESYIGTKEISGASQERLSYTGDHSKEATCILKAGGNDVILEEHLKMQSIMGGEFQGVSEVRTETDSDETGLDSQQPQHKTTFETEPDHVSAPEFNVNNAGSYQQQETASSRIDTETETGLLHQDVQSLPELQYDQLDAQQKSLSERAECCSFPDNILSEKNAKLLSPLCSGHSEMPEGTNVADSHHLEESNKTVEVVAQGSPLLPAPSQQNPTSPTLSNLQDQNKSTLDSITASVVDAPDPAAIELQLEVVDTSNSVHSEDQLVLEESCSKYQNRKSADSEATLVERQEPSSSTKPDADSFFLSSDNEKRSETPVESNPTAATTCCSPPPEPAGESSPGTKAEGSISSSSQAPDEDPSSIVSLKIIISDDPFLSSDAELNSAVSSITGDNLPTIILSSPAKSPARVTGPARCLVNPEETERTGESALGEQNLLIIRAQDSVVGTLNAQNEECAVFSVAGASSVAKDGGFIQLMPGTSTSFGNSSSVYITTCVTETTALSTNVIPSNLVVLPGNSTSLASQVPTAQQLRTPPRTNSLFAMNPPLSPNFSQGSAIIITSPVQPVLQGMVGMIPVSIMGQSGNAFSDPSRQILHMPVQTSLCSGGVPKLPLPPKSQKFPRGKSNAGKLKMDQNGSDRVNRPGSRVQRAGKSERNACANLRKKLEAVAVDTKSSSPKQSGSHRRVLCFDSALGGAGGSPPASQKERNESSLLSGHSPSGAPLSAKTQPSKRERERTLPRILCKPDITNRSTAVKEAQSERKVSGPGLASDLLRKQTANKENELERGVDKKSPNHEVASLSNGQQSINLHAEKNGLPAQEPTKKPGFPLNANSKNSGVLTSKEPKDQTKSPSQAHCLTSPLTKQAVELLHDIQKHSPATKLPENGDLPVPRTPSGTGDRHSEDTFDMIRTPTCKRYSEDSTTPRIMVPPATPDLPACSPASETGSENSVSMAAHTLMILSRAAIARTSTNTPLKDNAQQFRPLRNTAKKRKQDDGVECERNSRTASKKDPQNFTVPLKKKKAKQKKLPISFPAGMDVDKFLLSLHYDE, encoded by the exons GAGCATGCAGAATTCTAGTGCGTTTTCTGCTTACCAAAGGG GCCGCACAAGAAGCACAATTGCAGATATGAAAAAGCAGAAGTGTCTCCAGTCGTCAGCCTCGTCCAGTTCTGGATCATCATGTCTGTTGCTTCAGCCAGGACAGCTGAGCTGTGCTCCAATGACAGCCACGCAAGTCATTCTTAATCCAGTTGCAACTCCAAGTCAGGCTCAGACAAGATCAGGCGCTGCATCTGCACACCAGCCCCAAGCTCAGGAAAACAGCAATAACA GAGATTCTCTCAGTTTAGTTTCTGCGGCAGTTCAAGAACAGAAGCTTCACTCAAGTACGATGTCTCCAGGAAAACGAAGAAG TGACTCCCAAAAGAAGAAAAACATACCCTCTGGACCACAGTCGTCGAATAGTAGCGCAGAGGATTCTCCTACAGTGGAAGAAGAGAGTTCACCCATGGAAGAAGAAAGTGAGCCACTTGAAGAACTTATAGATGGCAATTTCCCT CAAATGGTTATTGAAAATGCCAGGGAGAAAATTCTGAGCAACAAATGTCTTCAGGAGAAGCTGGCTGAAAATATTAACAAATTCTTGGGCAG CGATGGTGCTATTTCTCAGACTCCAAAGCAACCAGAGAGTGGCCCTACAATACAAGAGTCTTCAATTGATGAGTTCCTTGGTCTCCAA CAGGGTGAGATTCACATGACTGAGGAGGCCATCCGGGAAATTCTGGAGCAAACAGAGTCGGATCCTGCATTTCAAGGACTCTTTGATGTGTTTGATTTCG GTAAAACCAAGGGTATAAAAAATGCTTCTCATAACATGCTTGTTCAgagtggaggggaagagaatACCATGTTGGTGGATGAAGAAAACCTGCAAGCACTTGAAAGCTATATTGGAACAAAAGAAATTA GTGGTGCTTCTCAAGAGAGATTGTCCTACACAGGAGATCATTCCAAAGAGGCAACTTGTATCCTGAAGGCTGGTGGCAATGATGTGATCCTGGAGGAACATCTGAAGATGCAAAGTATAATGGGTGGAGAATTTCAAGGGGTCTCTGAAGTGAGGACTGAAACTGATTCAGATGAAACAGGATTGGATAGCCAACAGCCCCAGCATAAAACTACCTTTGAAACTGAGCCAGATCATGTTTCCGCACCCGAGTTCAATGTAAACAATGCAGGTTCTTACCAACAGCAAGAAACAGCATCAAGTAGAATAGATACGGAAACCGAAACGGGTCTTTTGCATCAGGATGTCCAAAGCTTACCTGAATTGCAGTACGATCAGTTGGATGCTCAACAGAAGTCCCTCTCAGAAAGAGCTGAGTGTTGTTCATTTCCTGATAATATATTATCTGAGAAAAATGCAAAATTGCTCTCTCCTCTCTGTTCTGGTCACAGTGAGATGCCGGAAGGAACAAATGTAGCCGACTCTCACCATTTGGAAGAGTCAAATAAAACTGTGGAGGTGGTAGCTCAAGGATCTCCTTTGCTTCCTGCTCCCAGTCAGCAAAATCCCACCAGTCCTACTCTCTCCAACTTGCAAGATCAGAATAAATCGACATTAGATTCCATTACAGCGTCTGTAGTCGATGCACCAGATCCAGCTGCAATAGAGCTCCAACTTGAAGTGGTAGATACTTCCAACAGTGTGCATTCTGAGGATCAGCTTGTGCTTGAAGAGTCTTGTTCCAAATACCAAAACCGTAAATCAGCAGATTCTGAGGCGACACTGGTAGAAAGGCAGGAGCCATCATCTTCTACAAAACCAGATGCTGATAGCTTTTTTCTGTCTTCTGACAACGAGAAACGTTCAGAAACGCCTGTGGAAAGCAATCCCACCGCAGCCACCACTTGCTGTTCTCCTCCTCCAGAGCCAGCCGGAGAATCAAGTCCAGGGACCAAAGCAGAAGGCAGCATTTCATCTAGTAGTCAAGCCCCTGACGAAGATCCCTCCAGTATCGTCTCCCTAAAAATCATCATCAGTGACGACCCCTTCCTTTCATCAGATGCTGAGCTGAACAGTGCCGTTTCCAGCATCACGGGAGATAATTTGCCAACTATCATATTGTCTTCTCCAGCAAAGTCACCAGCCAGGGTGACGGGACCAGCCAGGTGCTTAGTAAATCCAGAAGAGACTGAAAGAACGGGGGAGTCAGCTTTGGGAGAACAGAATCTTCTCATCATTAGAGCTCAAGATTCTGTCGTGGGTACGCTCAACGCTCAGAATGAAGAGTGCGCCGTATTTTCCGTTGCTGGGGCGTCCAGTGTTGCCAAGGATGGGGGATTTATACAGCTGATGCCAGGCACGAGCACGTCTTTTGGCAACTCCAGCAGTGTCTATATCACAACCTGTGTGACTGAGACAACAGCTCTGAGTACAAATGTTATTCCATCAAATTTAGTCGTGTTGCCAGGCAATTCAACATCCCTCGCATCGCAGGTCCCGACAGCACAGCAGTTACGGACGCCTCCCAGAACCAACAGCTTGTTTGCCATGAACCCACCACTGTCTCCAAACTTTTCCCAGG GTTCTGCCATTATAATCACATCTCCGGTGCAGCCTGTGTTGCAAGGAATGGTGGGAATGATTCCTGTATCTATAATGGGACAAAGTGGAAATGCATTCTCGGATCCTTCCCGTCAG atCCTGCACATGCCTGTACAGACTTCTCTATGCAGTGGAGGTGTTCCGAAATTACCTCTCCCTCCCAAATCTCAGAAATTCCCGAGAGGCAAGTCAAATGCTG gaaagctaAAAATGGATCAGAATGGGTCAGATCGTGTAAATCGTCCTGGTTCTCGTGTGCAAAG GGCTGGGAAGTCGGAGAGGAATGCTTGTGCCAACTTGAGAAAGAAGCTAGAGGCTGTTGCTGTTGACACCAAAAGCTCCAGTCCCAAGCAAAGCGGAAGCCACAGAAGAGTGCTTTGCTTTGACAGCGCTCTGGGTGGTGCAGGAGGGAGCCCTCCAGCTTCACAGAAAGAAAGGAATGAAAGCTCTTTACTCTCTGGGCATTCTCCCAGTGGAGCACCTTTGTCTGCTAAAACCCAGCCCAGCAAACGTGAGCGAGAGAGGACGTTGCCTAGAATTTTGTGTAAGCCAGACATCACTAATCGGAGCACGGCTGTGAAAGAAGCCCAGTCTGAGAGGAAGGTGTCTGGCCCAGGACTGGCCTCCGACCTGTTGAGAAAGCAGACCGCCAATAAAGAGAATGAGCTCGAAAGAGGTGTGGACAAAAAAAGTCCTAACCACGAAGTGGCTTCCCTGTCCAACGGCCAACAAAGTATTAACCTTCATGCTGAGAAGAACGGCTTACCTGCACAAGAGCCTACTAAAAAGCCGGGGTTCCCACTGAATGCAAATAGCAAAAATTCGGGAGTTTTGACTTCGAAGGAGCCTAAGGACCAAACAAAATCTCCTAGCCAAGCCCACTGCTTGACCAGCCCGTTAACCAAACAAGCCGTGGAGCTTCTCCATGACATTCAGAAGCATAGCCCTGCCACAAAACTTCCTGAAAACGGGGATTTGCCAGTACCCCGTACCCCTTCTGGAACTGGGGATAGACACTCAGAGGACACCTTTGATATGATAAGGACACCAACATGTAAACGATATAGTGAGGATAGTACTACGCCCAGGATCATGGTCCCTCCAGCGACCCCTGACCTGCCAGCCTGTAGCCCAGCTAGTGAGACGGGCAGTGAAAACAGTGTTAGCATGGCTGCCCACACGTTAATGATACTTTCGCGAGCAGCTATTGCAAGGACAAGTACGAATACACCCCTCAAAGACAATGCCCAACAGTTTAGGCCTCTAAGGAACACagcaaaaaaaaggaaacaggatGACGGGGTAGAGTGTGAGAGAAATTCTCGGACTGCCAGCAAAAAGGACCCTCAGAACTTCACAGTgccattaaaaaagaagaaagcaaag caGAAGAAGCTGCCGATTTCCTTTCCTGCTGGAATGGATGTGGATAAGTTCTTGTTATCGTTGCATTATGATGAATAA